A stretch of Perognathus longimembris pacificus isolate PPM17 chromosome 1, ASM2315922v1, whole genome shotgun sequence DNA encodes these proteins:
- the Smdt1 gene encoding essential MCU regulator, mitochondrial, with product MASGAARWLALASSVRSGVLRSGLSWKQGGDVPVVQGRAGPNLVPSRSVIVTRSGAILPKPVKMSFGLLRVFSIVIPFLYVGTLISKNFAALLEEHDIFVPEDDDDDD from the exons ATGGCGTCCGGAGCGGCTCGCTGGCTGGCTTTGGCCTCGTCTGTCCGATCCGGGGTTCTCCGGAGCGGGCTGAGCTGGAAGCAAGGTGGTGATGTCCCCGTCGTCCAGGGCAGGGCAGGTCCGAACCTGGTACCGTCTAGGTCAGTCATCGTTACCCGCAGCGGCGCCATTTTGCCCAAACCTGTGAAA ATGTCCTTTGGTCTTCTACGTGTGTTCTCCATTGTGATCCCCTTTCTCTATGTCGGGACCCTCATAAGCAAGAACTTTGCTGCTCTACTTGAGGAACATGACATTTTTGTCCCAGaggatgatgacgatgatgactAA
- the Pheta2 gene encoding sesquipedalian-2, with translation MKLNKRSVAHYARSDAPADHTGFLRTWGGPGTPPTPSGTGRRCWFVLKGNLLFSFESPDGRAPLSLVVLEGCTVELAEAPVPEEFAFAIRFDAPGVRPHLLAADGQAAQEAWVKALSRASFGYMRLVVRELESQLQDARQSLALQRSSPWKVTATHRKPQAPDRCSPAWGNGHFLPRDHSPGCFTEEGGSRPAGRDPVERELQGPASLLRSRGQSPVSPETSCFSTLHNWYGQEIVALRHRWQQRVQGSQPEHERQDRP, from the coding sequence ATGAAGCTGAACAAGAGGAGTGTGGCCCACTACGCGCGCAGCGACGCCCCGGCGGATCACACCGGCTTCCTGCGCACGTGGGGGGGTCCAGGAACCCCACCCACTCCCAGTGGCACTGGCCGAAGATGCTGGTTTGTCCTCAAGGGCAACTTGCTCTTCTCCTTTGAGAGCCCCGACGGCCGGGCCCCGCTCAGCCTGGTGGTGCTGGAGGGCTGCACCGTGGAGTTGGCGGAGGCGCCCGTGCCTGAGGAGTTTGCCTTTGCCATCCGCTTTGATGCCCCTGGAGTGCGCCCACACCTGCTGGCAGCGGACGGGCAGGCGGCCCAAGAGGCCTGGGTGAAGGCCCTGTCCCGGGCCAGCTTCGGCTACATGCGTCTGGTGGTACGAGAGCTGGAGAGCCAGCTGCAGGATGCCCGCCAGAGCCTGGCCTTGCAGCGCTCCTCACCCTGGAAGGTCACCGCCACTCACCGAAAGCCACAGGCTCCGGACCGCTGCTCTCCAGCCTGGGGGAATGGCCACTTCCTCCCCAGGGACCACAGCCCCGGGTGCTTCACGGAAGAAGGAGGCAGCAGGCCAGCTGGGCGGGATCCCGTAGAGCGGGAATTGCAGGGCCCTGCCAGCCTCCTCCGAAGCAGAGGGCAGAGCCCTGTGTCCCCTGAGACCTCCTGCTTCTCTACCCTGCACAACTGGTATGGCCAGGAGATTGTGGCGCTGAGACACAGGTGGCAGCAGAGGGTGCAAGGTAGCCAGCCAGAACATGAGCGACAGGACAGGCCCTGA